The window AGGTTACGGTGGGGCTCGCTACAACGTTTATGGTTCTGGCCATTCTCATCAGCCTTGTGAATGTGCCTATGGACAGTGGCGATTCTATCGTTAGAAAAATGGCTGGAGAAGAGGTTGTGTCTCCAGCGGCCAATCTGCCTGTTCCTCTCTCTCTGCCGCAGGAATACGAAAAGGAAAAGTGAGATCTTTAATTCAGTTTGCCGAAGTGGTGGAATTTGGTAGACACGCTATCTTGAGGGGGTAGTGTCCAACAGGACGTGCGGGTTCAATTCCCGCCTTCGGCACGGTTTGAATAAAAAACAGGGTTAAGAATGAAAAAGACAGTATTAATAGCAATATGGTTCATAACAATCTCAACTGCTCAAAGCAGTGATCAACTTTTTGCTGAAGGTAAAAAGTTGTTTGAAGACGGATTTTTTCCTGAGGCGGAGTCCAAACTTCTTGCTGCTGTGCAGGCTGATCCAGCTGCCGCTGATGCACACTTTTTCCTCAGCAAAGTTTACCTCCGTCAGT of the Candidatus Neomarinimicrobiota bacterium genome contains:
- the secG gene encoding preprotein translocase subunit SecG — protein: MYGFLVFLHVVVSILLVTVILMQASKGGGLAGTFGGSSTAMFGGRGAGGFLSKVTVGLATTFMVLAILISLVNVPMDSGDSIVRKMAGEEVVSPAANLPVPLSLPQEYEKEK